TGAAAGTTGCTATAGCGAGCCAGCGAATCAAGCCGGTCCGATGGATTTCGGCTGTCGCTTGCGGTGGGATGTCGGTCGCCGCTCGCGTCCGACCGATTGAGCGAGGGCCCACTTGATCTGGAACTCGATTTCTTCCTCACGAGAGCCCCGCTCGTGCTCGATGCTGAGCGTCGCCGTCGCCGGAATGCGAATGCGCTCGCCGGCGACCTGAAGCCTCACGCGCTCTCCTG
This window of the Blastocatellia bacterium genome carries:
- a CDS encoding amphi-Trp domain-containing protein, with the translated sequence MGRRRRDVERNLSAKEFVRRLRRLADALEAGERVRLQVAGERIRIPATATLSIEHERGSREEEIEFQIKWALAQSVGRERRPTSHRKRQPKSIGPA